A stretch of DNA from Rhizoctonia solani chromosome 9, complete sequence:
TCCAGCTTATGGTTGCGGCTGGAGAGCCAGTTGTTACCGATGGCGAGCAACGCGCTAGCTCTTTTGCTACATATCCTTTGACAGAGTGTGTGAAGAATGGTTTAAGTTCGCAATGAAGCTGTGTTATTTATGTGTACTGTCCTTGGTCTAGTACGCTTGGTGGAACCGGATTGGCAAAAAACCTTGTCGCAGACGGACAGGTACGTTACTTTATCCGACTCATCGGTCATTCGAAAGTCTAAGGCAGTGCTAAATTATCATCTAGTACTTTGCCTTGTACGTAGAGCTCCGTCACATTATGACACGGAGCGCTCATGGCCATAATAGCTTCGACGATGGACACCATCGTCAATTGCCTCGCCTGACCGGTGGTCCATTCCGCTACAAGACATATGCGTCCGACTATTTGCAAAAATCATCCAAGGGTGTATCGGCTCCGATGAAAACGGTGAACGGCCTCCGTAATTCCTCACGTTCGGTACTGACGTCGCGGTAATGAGCCTATAGGCTGTGATTGCACCGAGTATGCTAAGCCTTCTATATCCACTAGATGAAAATCTACCAGACTACACGAGGGAGCAGTTCCTTTCGGATCTTTGTGATGAGGTTTGAAAATTCCTTGTATGCGCCTCGTTGCAGGCTACTCACCAACTCGACTAGTGTGAGAAAGATGTTCGTCAGGCTTTCAATGCCGGGGCAGTTCGTGTTTCAATTGACTTCACTGAGGGACGCCTCGCCTCGAAGAATGACCCTCGTAACCCTTGGACTGGGTAGGTACCTTGCTCTCGGGTTGGTGTTAGTGGGTAGCGCTGATGAACTTTGCGTCGTTCTTTAGCCGCAATATGCTGAAGTCTTTTGTTGATCTCAACAATCGTGTAATCGATAGATTCACTCCTGAGGAGCGCAAGAACATCGGAATCCACACTTGTCCAGGAGGCGATTGCGACTCGGTGCATAGTTTTGACGTTCCTTACGAAAGTCTCTTACCAAGCATGTTTAAGATGGTAAGCCTTTCGTTTAGTTGGTGATGCATATCCTACTGCACGTGATTCCCTTGACAGAATGTCGGATACTTCTTGATCCAATGTGCATCCGAGATCGAAAAAGAGAAGGTATACAAGCTTGTCGGAGACAATATTCGTAAGGATGCGAATGGAGTAAAACAAGTGAGCTCTCTGATGGCTGTTCGGAAGAACAAAGTGATCAAAGCGAGAGCAAAAACATCTCAGGTTGCATTTATCGGGGTTACCAATCCATCAAACCCTACGGTCGAGACCCCGGAGCAGGTGGCTGATGCTCTAGTGGTTGCCTCGAAGTACATTTCCAAGGATCAACTTGGCGCAACTGACGGTTGGTAGTTGAAATTAACTGCGTCACTAACTAACTCGAGCAATATCCGTAGACTGTGGGTTTTCCCCATTTAGCATTGATTCCAAGCCGTACGGGGTCACCTTCAATCTGAAATAATCATAGCCTTACTTTGTTTGCATTTCAGGAAACACGGCTCTCCCGACTACGCCCGTGATATCGCATTTATGAAGATCACGGCTCGAATCAAAGGGGCAAAGATCGCCAGTGAGCGGCTCGGGGTTTAGACAATGGTAGATAGTGTAAATAATAATTATTGTAAATGTGCGATTTTATATGTTGTTTTAACTTGCAATAGCTTGAAGATCGGGACAATTCAGGGTTTGTATTGCTTGGAACCTCTACATATGAAAACATAGACTTCATTTTTTCAAGGGAGGCAGGCGTTGCTAACGTAGATGTGTATAGCCACCGCCCCAAACAGGAGGACAATCTCCAGGCCAAATGATGCATACACCTTACTAGAATGGGTTTCCCACGTGACAATACTGCAACCGAATAGGCCACGATTAGCCTCGGACGTCATTGTTATGTTTGATTCATACATCTACTACAAACAACCATGGAAGCGGCCACTGGCGTGCCTTTTGGCTACCTTTCAAACGAAGTAGTTATTCAAATTCTTCATAATTGTTCATATCAGGATATACTTCGGTTCGTATTGGTAAGTGTCTATGCTTTTTCTTTGCCATCAAAGCAGTTAAATCCCAGTATTTAGACATGCAAAAGGAACCATGACATAGTTGCAAAATCTGTCAGTTTGCAGCTCCACATGGAACTTGAGGTGAATGGCCTCGAGGTTGTCAAGGAGCTGCAACTGAAAGGCGCAAGCTCCGTGTCTTCTTCAATATTGGAAGAGCTGAATTGCTACAGAAATGGTTAGTGTGATGTTCATTGATACAGAAAAATTAATAATCTGTGGTTGAGTCAGCCTGGCTGAAACCAGAGTTCCGTGCTCCAGTTGAACGCCCTGTAGGTCACCCAAGGGTACTGCGCTGGGAGCTCCACAACAACTCTTACTTCAAAGCCTATTCTTCATTTGAGCCTCATGAATATCCTGATACTCTCCAAATTATACCCTTGGACTCTATGCCTATGGCCCCTTCAGTCCATTTTCACACCAAGTTTTATAGGTTCACACTAGATCCTATCCAAGATTTGGCTGTCCTGGTCGTCATGATCCCTGAACGGTTTGTCGTCATCGCAAAATACGTAATAAAACTATTGACATAGTTTCTCAGGTCTAAGTGTGTAGAATTGCACATTCGCTCGCTCACTACTGGAGAACTACATGCACAAGCTCGTCGGCCCAACTTGATTATCGAGTTTGATTTTGATGTTTCAGCCCTCGCTCACGCGGGCTTCCACTACGCTCCCGAAGTTTTGGGGTCGGTTCTAGCAGTCCGGTTCAATAGCAAGGCAAAACGAATGTACGAGATATTAACTTGGGACTGGAGGTCTGGGATTTTGCTTCATCGCATCAGTTGCGAAAATGGAACTGGCGACGCTCATTTCATCAACTCTTCTCATATTGCTGTTTTTGCCGCTACTATCCGGCCCACAGGGAGTCGGCTACTTCGAGATATCGCACTCTCTATCTATGACATAGGCAATCCAGTAAATCACAACATCGAGGCAGAAAATCATTACTACGTATCTAAATATCCTACCTTAAATCCTTCTATGACGTTCAATTTCCCAAAACTGCGTGACTCGCACTCGGTCTTCTCGATAGGATTCATGGCAAGATCAGACCCTGTTCCAGGTCGTGTAGTTTACACTCGCTATGTCTCGTTTTCCCACCCCCAAAGCATCACCCTAGGTCTAGTCCTGTCTCTATTTCAGCATCCCGTCTCGCAGAATAATTTGGGAAGCATTCGTGAATTCCGTGGATTTGTCAGCACTAGCCTCCTCCTCGATCATCTTGCACAATCTCGTGGCTCGCATGAACTTCCAAAGGTCTTGTCCTGGGATCAATGGGGGGAGAAAGCTACCAGGTGGTTCCCAGAGAGTGAAGTGGATTTGTCGTATTCTCAAATGTCTGGCTCTCGATATGTTTCAGTCAAGCATGGACCAAGCGGGCTTCGTGGACTTCATCATTTGGTGATCACTGATTTCAACACGCCGATTGTACAAAGGCACCAGGTCTCGGACCATCTACTAACGCCATATTCATACAAGTTTGAAAGAAAGGGGGATAATATCAACCTCCTTCATGCCAATGGTTCAACGACCAATCGACCAACGTCTCCTTCTGAGGATGCCCCGACTCTATCTGACAATGCGGTGATTATAATGACACTCGGGAGTGATGTGCCCGGTACATTCGAAGTGGGCTTCGAAGAGACGATTGTATCGAGATTACCCTGTCGGGTTATTATTCGAGTCAATCCCGAAGCTCCTCACGATGGATGGCTCTTGGACGGCAGCCGTCTTATTGGCATCAAGGTGAGAGTACTTTTCCGCGTCCTTTTAACCTGCAGTATTGATGGCCCGTGTTTCAGAATTATTTGAGTGAATACCCGACTCTGACCGTTTATGATCTGCAAATACCGGCCTGATATGTCTTTCTGTCTTGGATTCTCTGAGCAACTAACATTAATCTCGTCGAGAACAATTGTGTTGTCACTGTCTCTGCGTAATGTAATGGTTTGTGTCCACATGTGTAGTCTTGACAATTAGGGTGCTTTGCTTGTGTAAAACTATTTGGGTTCCCCTGCTACTGATTTCTGCTGGCTATATGCATACCGTGTCTTCGGCTGGGATAGTATCATAACATGTTATAATTAGTAGACTGCTTCCGGCGACGCGCCCAATATAACAAGAAGCTCGAATCCAGGCCGAGATCTTCTTAATATTGACCGTTATTTTCCTGAGAATGCAGTAATTTTCCTAAAGACAAGGCAAGATGCCATTTGATAggacaggaatacaaagtcAGGTTGCCCTCACCCTCAGAATACAATTGAGATGTGGTGTATCGGAAAGCATATATAAAACGTTAGATCAAATCAGTCAGAACTTCTCCTATTCTCCCGCTCTGGTCTAGACTTGAGTTTACTCCGGATGGTGAAATCTCCCTCAGCCAACCTGGATTTACGGTTCTGTATGATGATACAACTAAAATTGTGGTCAAGCGATAGGTCAAAGAACATACCTCTTCGTATTCGTATGCGCTTGTGATAAATGCGACTCGATATTGGGGATGTTCGCGATTGAACCATTCAAGCATCATCCATGCATTATCGACAGTGCCGCAATTGACAGTAGTGAACCCTCTAAGCGTTTTGTCAGATAGACTAGCAAGCGAATGAGGCGGCCCCGTACTTGAATTTATTCGTGATTTTGTCCTTGACTAACCTAAAGTAAACATGCTGATGCGCCTTTAAATTTTGTAGAAATACTCACTCAATTTATATCTTTGGACGCACTCAAAAGTGTCGAGAAGACGCCGGAAGTCAAAGGCTGCGTCTGGGGAGGTGGGTGTCCCGAGTACCATCAACGTATTTGTTGGGCCATCTTCGTACAGGGAGCGACCAAAGGAAAGGTTGTGCTCTTGGATAAGCATACCGCCCACAGTCGTTCCATATAGTCGTTCCTTAGCTCTTTCGGCCGTTGTGACATCTTCAAACGCTACCGCAGCCACGCCGAGAAAGTTCCCAGGCTCTGCAGCCACTACGAATGTTTAAATTAGTATAATGACCTATGCCTCGAGAGAGATGCCTACTGAATCTCAGAGACTTGAAGTATGGGCACCTTTCTTTGACTAAGTCTAACACTTCGAGATATTGGATATCCAAGGGCAGACCAGAGATGTGTAAAACATGGCTGGGTTCGTTGCGCGAACTGGATCTTGATTTGTTTGGTTTGACTTCCGTCGCGTATCCCTGGATTCGAATCGGGGATTCACGCAAGTGTCTCATGCAGTAACTGCGCCAGCTCGCTGTCAAAGTGTAAGAATCCGAATCCTCCTATTAGCATGGTAAGTAACAAGACATGGGTTTGGCAATGAGAGTTTACGATTGGTCGTATCCTTGTAGTCTCGCATAGTGCCGGAATTAAATACTGTACAATGAGATTAATTCTCTACGCGCACAGTCAAAGTGCTTACTGAGCTCTGTTTTTACAATGCCTGGTAGAACCGAGAATGCCTGTCGAAATTCTTCATCGGTGGTGTGGGATGGTATATTGGCGATATGCAGTGAAGATCGCTTTCGATTATTACCAGTTAGCTCAAGATTTTCTGGCGCAGTTTGATGTTGAGACGAGGACAAGGTCGGCTTGAAAGCTCAGAGCCGGAGATTGTGAGACGGCAGAGAGTGTGACATTGCGCTTGAGAGAGATGTTTTTCAAGGGCTGCGTCACGGGGCCACCGAATATTCTGTGTCCTATAATGATTGATTGCGTACAGTATCTCCTTCCCGCAGCGTAGAACATGATCGCAGTCCAAGGATGATCGAGGAAATTATTATGGTTGTCTGCAAAGCCTTCAAGCGCCTGTGTAACCTGTAACTGCCCCATATAGGCGCTGGTGCCTGTTCCTCATTTAGCCACCGCCCCCGCCCACACTCGTCATCCCCACCACCACATTCCATCTGATCCAGTCCTCGACCCTAGCATTAGGCAACGTGCCAGTCGCGTACCTATATATACGCCATCGATCTACTTGACTGTAACCGACTACCACAACTCATTAAGACCGGCGATCATTGACTTGCTGAACACGAGTTACCCGCCATGACGAGTATATTGGGGGCGTTTGTTTTTGTCCTGGTGATGCTGGGACCTATCGCAATAGGTCTCGCTATCTCAGTACCCATCGCAGGAGCCATCGTTCGGTACGTAAATCTCGGTCATTTCCGCAGCACTCGCGTAACGACCAATCCCGGGGTAGGTTACGAGCAAACTATACGCCCAAGGGCCTTCAACTCAACCAAGAAGAAGATATCAACGGAAGCTCTCACGTTGCGCCGGAAGCACGTGTCGGTCCGGCAGTCGACGGTATAATCAACATGGGCCGCCGTATCTTTCGTTTGGAAGGTTGGCCAGGCTTCTACAAGGGTTTCAGTATGTATGAACACTTGCACTCGCTTCTCTGTACTGACGTCGCCCAGTGCCTGCGCTCGTCTCGACGGTCCTGCTCACTTGGTGGGCTATTTTGACTATTCCCGGACACGCCAAGTACAAGCCCCGTTCATCCATGCACATACCAGCTACAGGTGTGTTTCGTGGCTTGCTCTATGGATTTGGGAGCCTCGCTGTGAGCATCCCATACGAGATCCTCTTCAATCGGTAAGCCAATTTTGAATTCATTTCGGGTGGGTCTAACTGCGGTGGTGCGCCAGGGCTGTGTGCACGCCCCATCGTTTGCCCTGGTTTAGGCCAATGGAAGCGCTGCGAATTATTCTCACCCCTTACGAGCTTCGAAAGCCTTGGGTGCTATACTTGACTCCAGGATTATTGGCCGCCAGGTGAGAGCATATGGTATTCTTATTGGCCCAAATTAATTTATTGTAATAGGATGTTAATCGTTGTCTGGGTTGTTGCCATCGCGCGTATCGTCCGTGCCATGCTTCTTCCATCCGTAAGCCGTGACGTCTCGACTCTCGCTATCTGGTCACTTAACCATGCTTCTCGCTTAAGCTCTCCGATGGACTCTCGAGTGCACACGACACGGATGACCAAAATCGCATGACTAAATTCCTCAACATGACGAACTTTACCATCTTTGTTCTATTCAGCATGTCATCGACCGCTATCTTGTGCCCTCTCGAAGTCCTAGCCACTCGCTTGAGCGTACAACGCAACCACCCCACGACAGATGCTGATTGCGCGATCGACGGCATGGCCGATCCCGCGGCGGATTATAtcggagaagaagaggacgTCATCGCTCTGAGGAGTGAAGAAGATCCATACATTGGATTGGCCGACTGCGCCAGGAGAATGATTGACGAAGAGGGAATCAGCAGCTTGTTTAGGGCTTGGTGGTTGACCATGATTGCCGTAACCTTGGGCGGGTTTGCTTAATCCTCGACGGAATTCGACCCGCGGGCGTCAAACGGCGATACGGAAAATTTTAATCTGAGCCGCTTTGAATGTGTATTGTATAGTATTGGACGAATGGACAATAGAATCGCCTTTCTTAATAAGGGAGTTGTCCTTTTTTATGACTAATACAGGGCCAGTGTGATGCGGAACTGGACAAGCAAACGCGGGTTTCTTGG
This window harbors:
- a CDS encoding RNA recognition motif protein, whose protein sequence is MFYAAGRRYCTQSIIIGHRIFGGPVTQPLKNISLKRNVTLSAVSQSPALSFQADLVLRSSLHIANIPSHTTDEEFRQAFSVLPGIVKTELIFNSGTMRDYKDTTNPSWRSYCMRHLRESPIRIQGYATEVKPNKSRSSSRNEPSHVLHISGLPLDIQYLEVLDLVKERCPYFKSLRFMAAEPGNFLGVAAVAFEDVTTAERAKERLYGTTVGGMLIQEHNLSFGRSLYEDGPTNTLMVLGTPTSPDAAFDFRRLLDTFEGFTTVNCGTVDNAWMMLEWFNREHPQYRVAFITSAYEYEENRKSRLAEGDFTIRSKLKSRPERENRRSSD
- a CDS encoding mitochondrial carrier protein encodes the protein MTSLAISVPIAGAIVRLRANYTPKGLQLNQEEDINGSSHVAPEARVGPAVDGIINMGRRIFRLEGWPGFYKGFMPALVSTVLLTWWAILTIPGHAKYKPRSSMHIPATGVFRGLLYGFGSLAVSIPYEILFNRAVCTPHRLPWFRPMEALRIILTPYELRKPWVLYLTPGLLAARMLIVVWVVAIARIVRAMLLPSLSDGLSSAHDTDDQNRMTKFLNMTNFTIFVLFSMSSTAILCPLEVLATRLSVQRNHPTTDADCAIDGMADPAADYIGEEEDVIALRSEEDPYIGLADCARRMIDEEGISSLFRAWWLTMIAVTLGGFA
- a CDS encoding cobalamin-independent synthase, catalytic domain-containing protein, which translates into the protein MPIPTEVVGSLPRPSWLQQAFGDYDQGKITYEELQKYQDKACEDSIQLMVAAGEPVVTDGEQRASSFATYPLTDTLGGTGLAKNLVADGQYFAFFDDGHHRQLPRLTGGPFRYKTYASDYLQKSSKGVSAPMKTAVIAPSMLSLLYPLDENLPDYTREQFLSDLCDECEKDVRQAFNAGAVRVSIDFTEGRLASKNDPRNPWTGRNMLKSFVDLNNRVIDRFTPEERKNIGIHTCPGGDCDSVHSFDVPYESLLPSMFKMNVGYFLIQCASEIEKEKVYKLVGDNIRKDANGVKQVSSLMAVRKNKVIKARAKTSQVAFIGVTNPSNPTVETPEQVADALVVASKYISKDQLGATDDCGFSPFSIDSKPKHGSPDYARDIAFMKITARIKGAKIASERLGV